Within the Miscanthus floridulus cultivar M001 chromosome 2, ASM1932011v1, whole genome shotgun sequence genome, the region AATCGGATCGCGCAAAATGCCATCAGCTTCGGAATTGAGCTAAGCATATCCTGACATCTTGACTCCTATGCTGACATGCTGACTAAGAATTAGCATGACATCCTGATCGTCTCATGGTTGATGGCATTCAAGAACTCAGAACTCAACAAGAACACTCTGTCGACCAATGTTGCAATCCAAACAAGGCACATGAAGATTAGACCAATGTTGAGCTCAATTACAGGAGGACTTCTCACATCTGCCGTGCTGGTTCTGTGAGATGAATTTGTAATATGTGTGAGCATTGGGCAAATCTGTCTGCCTTCTGTTAGTGTTGTCACCGGTCACGACTCGTCAGGTTATGTGTAGTCTAGTTCTTTTGGAAACTGTAATGTACAAGGCTACAACTACAAGCTCTCCATTTCTCCGGTCCAATTTCCTCGGTTTCTCAGGCAATTCTCGCATTCAACTGCCAAACGGTGCGCCTTGTGCAGTCGTGTGGGCTCCAAATGTCAGTCGTCACGGAATGTCCGAGTCGCCGGTGAGTCGGTGACCCGTGGGCTGCAGCAGGCCTGCAGTGCAGCCTATCGTTCTGCACGTACGCCGTCAGTGGCTTGCGTTGCGCCGCACGCGCGCCTGCCGACCTGGTCCCCGTTTGCTTCAGAAGATCGTGTCGGCTCTCGTGCCATCTGATGGCTGCTGCGATCACAAGACTCGTGATCGTGTGAGTCGTCGACACGATCAGGTCGGAACCGTCCAACGCGCCTGCCGTGCCCGCCGTGAAGTCAGCACTGCGGCCCTGCCGGCTGCCGTGGCCATTGGGGTCGAAACAGCACTGGCCCCACACATATGTCGCTGACAGGCGGGCCATTGCACTGCACGAATTGCGCGAGCACGGCCAAGCCCAAGGCCGACCTGTTCGACGAGATGCCCGATCCGGGCCTCGTCACCCGCACGGCCATGGCGCGCGCGCACGCGGCGTCCGGTCAGGCGGCCCAGGCGCTCTCCGTGTTCGGGGACATGCTCGCGGACGGCGTCCTCCCTGACAGCGTGGCCCTGGCGGTCGCTCTCGCGGCCTGCCATGGGGCAGGCTCGTTCCCCGCAGCGGGGATGGCGGCGACCAGGATGTTGGAGAACCACCGGTGAGAAGCAGCCGGCGATCCTGAAGACGCACTCAGAAAACACCGTTGGGTTTTTGGTGCTGTCAACTGGCAGCGTTTTTCATATATAATTGCAGTACTTAAAGAAAAATTACATGCATAAGTGGGGAGGTATTCTCCACAGAACGCGCAGCACCTAGCGCACTACTTGTCGTGCCATCCCACGACTCACCAGTTGCCGCAAGCTTAACTAAATTTAGCTACTGACTAATAAAAGCAAATGCTATTTACAGACTCCGACTCAGACTAGAACAAATGATCGGTGATGGCTGGACTGCAtaacatcccccccccccccccagttcATGCCTTCTCCACCGATCGCAGCGACGCCGATCAGCTCACGCAGCTCCAAGAACCGCACTCGCCCCAGCGCCTTGGTTAGGATGTCTGCTAATTGCTTCTTCGTCGAGATGTGTCCCAAGACAATCCTGTTCCCCTCAGTGCATTCACGGATGTAGTGGAATTTAGTGTCAATATGCTTACTCCGATCATGATGCATGGGATTCTTACTGAGAACTATGGCAGACTGATTGTCCACCTTAAGCTCCGGTGCTCCaggctcgacgccggccatgtcAGTGACAAGTCGAGTGAGCCACACTCCCTGGCAGGCCGCCGTTGCTGCTGCTATGTACTCCGCCTCGCACGAGGATAGAGCGACAACCTTTTGCTTCGACGATTGCCAGGTGATGATGTTCCcgccgaggaagaagacgatgccggTGGTGCTCATCCGGGTATCAATATCCCCGACCATGTCAGCATCACTGAACCCGGTCAGTCGTGCCCGTCCTTCTTCACGGCGCGTGTAGTAGAGgccatgggtgcgtgtccctgcCACATAGCGAAGTACCCGCTTCACAGCCACCATATGCTCTTCATGCGGCGCCTCCATAAACCGGCTAAGGTAGCCCACCGCGAAAGCCAAATCAGGCCGCGTGTGAACTAGGTACCTCAGGCCACCAATTATGCGCCGGTACGCCGTAGCATCCACTGTGGGAGCGGTGCTTGATGCGGGGCTCCATTGGCAGCGCACTTGGGTTGCAGGTGCCCAGACCGCCGCGTTCCAGAAGCTTCCCTGCATAGGCAGATTGGCAAAGGGTGATGCCAGCTTTGGTTTGTGTCACCTCGATGCCCAAGTAGTCTGAGAGCAACCCAAGGTCACTCATGGAGAACAGCCGCATCATGTCGCGCTTGAAGTCGGCGATCGCGTTGCCGCTGGTGCCGATGATGATCAGATCATCTACATAGACGCCGATCACCAGCCGTGACGTACCGGTGCTGCGGGTGTAGATGCCGTGCTCTGAGCTGCTCCTCTGGAAACCAAGTGAAATCATTGATTCATCGAGCTTGGCATTCCAGGCCCTCGCCGCCTGACGTAGTCCGTATAACGCCTTGCGAAGGCGTAACACCTTGCCGTCGTCGTTGCCGACGATGAAGCCCGGTGGATGTGACACGTACACTTCCTCCCTGAGATCGCCGTTCAGGAACGCGCTCTTCACGTCCATATGGTGGACCTTCCAGCCTTCGTGCGCCGCTAGGGCCAGCAGCGTGCGGATCGACTCCATGCGGGCCACCGGGGCGAACACTTCGTCGAAGTCCACCCCGGCGCGCTGGACATAACCCTTCGCCACCAGCCGGGCCTTGTGGCGGATGATGTTCCTGAGCTCGTCTCGTTTGACTTTGAAGACCCACTTGAGCCCGATGGCACGGTGCCCAGCAGGTAGTGGGACAGGCTCCCAGGTCACGTTCTCTTCAATGGAACGCAGCTCGTCGCGCATTGCTTGACGCCAGCACGCCGCGCGCTTGGCTTCGCCAAAGGAAGCTGGCTCATCGGCAGAGGTGAACATGAGCTCCTCATTCAGTACTCTAGCCGTGAGGCCAAGTGGAGACGCTGGCCCGACGATGGTGTCGATGGCGCAGAATCGCAGCGGGGCGTCGTCGTCATGGTCCGCGTCTAGGGCATCATGGTCCATGTCCGCCGATGGCGTGGCGAAGTATGGCGGTGAGGCCCCGCCTGGTGGTCCTTGTGGCGTGGCTGCTGCAGCAGATCCGGGCGACGGTGACTGTGCTGGAGGTGGGGATGCTGACGGCATCGCCCCGGGGACCTGCACCGCCTCGGTGACGTACTCGACGGTGAACGGCTCGTCGTCGCCAGGGAGCAAGTCAGGGCTCGACGACCAGTCCCAGCGCGCCGCCTCATCGAAGACGACGTCGTGGGAGATCACCACGCGCTTGGTCGAAGGATCATAGCACCTGTACGCCTTGGAGCCGCTCTCGTAGCCGACGAAGATCATGGGCGTGCTCCGATCATCCAGCTTCTACAGCCCTGGCTTCATCGTCTTGACGTGCGCGACGCACCCAAAAGTGTGCAGGTAGTGGACCGCCGGACGCTCTCCATACCAGGCTTCGAACGGGGTTTTACCATCGAGTGCCCGCGTCGGGGCCCAGTTTAGAGATGCACCGCGGTGTGGACAGCCTCACCCCAGAAGAAGCTCGGGAGTGCCTTCGCCTTCAGGATCGAACGCGCCATGCTAACGACTGTTTGGTTACGACACTCCACCACCCCGTTTTGTTGCGGAGTGTGCGGGCAGTGAGCTGCCGCTGCACGCCACGGCGCGCACGGTGTTCGCCGAACTCGACGGAGGTgaactccccccccccccatcgGTTCGAAGCACCTTGAGTTTCCTGCCCAACTCCACTTCCACCGCGGCCTAGAAGTTCTTGATGGCTGCTGCCGCCTGATCCTTGCTTGACAGAAGAtggagccacatatagcgactcatGTCATCAACGAGCAGCAGAAAAATACTTATTACCGCTTGGAGTCGGTGGGGACACTGGACCGCATAGGTCGCCGTGGACAAGGTCCAGGGCGTGCTCCGCGCGCCGCTTTGCCTGGCTGGGGAAGGGGGTCCTGCGTTGCTTGCCGGCGAGACAACTGTCGCAGACCTGATCGATGTGATCTAGGTGCGGCAGTCCACGGACCATCTGCTTGGTGGCGAGGGAACGGAGCGACTTGAAGCTTATGTGGCCGAAACGTTCGTGCCACCGCAGGCTGCCTCCGAGCTGTGCGCCGCGAGGCACACGGGACACCCGATCACCAGCTCGAGGATGTACAGGTGAGTGCTCCCACGTGGTACCTTGGTGAGCAGATCCCGCGCCTCGTCGTAGATCCGCAGGGCGCCGTCGTAGAGGTCGATGCGGTACCCGGCTTCCTCCATCTGACCGAGGCTGACGATGTTCGCCACCAGCCgagggatgtagtagactccggcgAGGGTGCGGTGCTCGCCGTTCTTGAGGACGAAGATGATGGAGCCCCGTCCCTCGATCTCGACCACGGACCCGTCACCGAAACGGACCATGTCGCCCACATTGGTGTCGAGGTGCGCGAACGCCGAGCGCGcaccggtcatatgattggtcgCTCCGGTGTCGAGCACCCACCTGCGAGCGTCTCGATCGGTACGGGGCCCGAGCTCAGCGAAGACTTCCGCCTCATGGATCTCGACGCAGGTGGCGGGccgcgacgaggaagaagacggcgcgTCGTTGACGGTCGTGGCGGTTGCCGAAGCCATCATGAGCGCCTGTTGCTCTTCTCCTTCCACGACGTGCGCCTTCTGCTCCCGCCTTGGTTTGCGGCAGTCCTTGGCGTAGTGGCCCTTGATGCCGCAGTTTGCGCACTTGTCAGGGTTCCTCTCTTGAGGCTTCCCTTGACCGTCGTGTCCCTTGCCATCCCGGCCGCCGCCggagccgccgccgcggccacggCGTGTCTTGCCGCGCTTGCCGCTGCCGGAGCCTTCGCTGGACTCGCGCAGCTTGAGCCACGCCATCCACTCCTCCTCCATGAGGAGCAGGCGGCCCTGCTTGTCGGCGGTGGACGACGCGCCCGCGGAGGCCGGCTTCTTCTTGCGCTGCTCGATGGCGCGTAGACGGCCGACAACTTCCTCCACCGAGAGGTCGTTGACGTCGAGGAGCGTCTCGATGGAGTAAGCAATCTGCTCGAGATGTTCAGGAACCACCTGGAGCATCTTCTTCACGATCTGGGCATCGGTGATGTCGTGGCCCAAAGTGCGGATGGTGTTGGCGAGAGACATGATACGGAGCGAGAAGTCGTCCACGGACTCACCCTCGTTGAAGCCGATGTCGCCGAATTGCCGGAGTAGGTGCTGGGTGTTGGCCTCCCGCACTCGGTCCACCCCGACGCGAACGGTTTTGACCGCCGCCCATGCCGATCGCGCCGTCCGCTTGCGGGCTAGTGAGCCTAGCATTTCGGAGGGCACAGACCGCAGGATGGCTGCCATGGCGAGGCGATCCTCGCGGTACTCGATGAGCACCTCCTCCCCTTCTCCGGCTCGACGGCGTGCCATAAGCCCGCCGCCTGCAGATTAACCTTCATCAGGAGCGCCCACTCCTGATAGTTGGAGCACGTGAGCATGGGGTACTGGATGGCGCCGCTCGTCTGCTCCTTGACCACGCGCTCGACGATGACCTCGCCGCGACCTCGGCACCCTCGGTGCGGCGCTGGCAATTGAGAAACTCGACGGCGCGGTGGTGGCGATGGCGAACGACCGCCGGACAGTGGGGCGGACATCGTTCCTGGACTCTAACCGCTCTGATGCCAAATGTTGGAGAACCGCCGGTGAGAAGCAGCCGGCGATCCTTGGAAGACGCACTCAGAAAACACAGTCAGGTTTTTGGTGCTGTCAACTGGCAGCGTTTTTCATATATAACTGCAGTACTTAAAGAAAAATTACATGCACAAGTGGGGAGGTATTCTCCACAGAACGTGCAGCACCTAGCGCACTACTTGTCGTGCCATCCCACGACTCACCAGTTGCCGCAAGCTTAACTAAATTTAGCTACTGACTAATAAAAGCAAATGCTATTTACAGACTCCGACTCAGACTGAACAAATGATCGGTGATGGCTGGACTGCATAACACAGGAGACCTGGGAAGATGGTTCATGCCGTCATTGTGACAAGCGGCATTGTCCCGGATGTGTTTGTCTCCACTGAGCTGATCAGGGTGTACGGAGAGTACGGCGAGCTGTCTGTCTCCCGGAGGTTGTTTGATGCGATGCCGGTGAGGAGCACAGTTTCGTGGAACGCCATGGTGCATCAGTATATCAGGCATAGTAATATTGACAATGCCTACGAGCTGTTCCTTGCAATGCCAAGGAGGGATGTAGTGTCATGGAACACGGTGATTGCTGGGTACTGCCTCGTTGGCCGATGTATGGAGGCCCTAGAACTGTTCCGTCAGATGACATCGCCATCTTCATGTCCAGTGCATCCAAATGGACCTACAATGAGCACTGTCCTTGCTGCTTGCGCGGGTGAAGGTTGTTTAGAGACTGGGATTTGGGTCCATGCGCACATTGACAGGAATCGCATGAATGACGATGGCTCATTGGATCGGTCCTTGATAGATATGTACGCCAAGTGTGGAAGCATTGAAAAGGCCCTTCAGGTGTTTGAAAAGGCACATGGGAAGAGGGATCTGTACTCATGGACGACCGTGATTTGTGGACTGGCAATGCACGGTAAGGCTGCTGATGCTCTAAGAATGTTTGGCATGATGCAAGACAATGGTATACGACCAGATGATGTTACTCTTGTTGGGGTCCTTAATTCTTGCGCACATGGTGGACTTGTAGATGAAGGCCTTCGCCACTTCTACTCCTTAGAGAAGTATGCAATCACACCCAAAATTGAACACTATGGATGTGTCATCGATCTTCTTGGTCGTGTTGGGCGATTGGAAGAAGCATACAGCATTATCAGGACCATGCGGATGAAGCCTAATGCAGTAATCTGGGGCGCATTCTTGAATGCATGCAAAGTTCACAGCAACGTGGAGCTTGGCGAGATTGCAGCAGCTGAACTCACCAGGTTAGATCCAGATGACCCCTGGGCAAAGGTGATGCTGTCCAGCTTGTATGCAAAAGCGCAGGACTGGAGCAGTCTAGCCAGGGAGAGGAGGGAGATGAACAGCTTGCAGATGAAGAAAACACCAGGGTGTAGCTCAATTGAGCTTGATGGAGAGGTGCATGAGTTTGTTGCTGGTAGTTTTCAGCATCCTCAGCATGGTGAAATTTGCACTGTACTAGAGAATGTCGAAGCACAAACACTTGCCGGCTAAAGGGATGTGGATGCCTCATGCCCTCATCAGCTGAGGTTTTTGTTCTGCCAATGAATGTTAGCATGTAGTTGCAAGTTTCATCGGCCTTCACTGGTAGATTAACTGACCTTTGTGCTTTCAATTAGCCTGTGAAGGTCCGAACCTGGCCATATTGGTAAGAATTGAAGGAGGTAACCATTAGGGCCCAGAGTAATGACTACGTACTGACAAAAATCTGTTCAGGTTGACCATGCTGGAAGTTGTACTAACAATTGAAGCTAGTGGAGGCATAGAACCAATTGTGACTGTGCTGCAGCTTTGGATGTCAGTGGACAAGAGGTACATGGCTGGAAATTCACCGCATTACTATTTTTCTTTGCTTCTAATGGCTACCAAGCTATTTAATTTATTTTGGAGTCCTATCTTGATTATTACCCTTGTctcatttttttttttgacaatgtACATAGGTAGTTATACAAATAAAACTAGAGTATATTGGATATTTCTCGGTTATAACTTAGAAATGCTTATATTTAGCCCGCTTTATTCATATGTGAGAGGCTTTGAACCTCCTTCCATACGTATATAAGCATTTTTATGATCTAGATAGATAATGGAATTATTTTGAAATTGTTTGTTGATTAGTCCCCTTGCAGATTGTCTTCATGTTAAAATGGCTTCTTCGAGTTACTTCAAATGCAAATTCTATAATTCAGTAGGATCATGTAACCCTGCAGTGATACACTCCATACAATTCTCTGCAATGCTGGCATTCATGTAATCCTAAGGTGGCGTTTATGTGCAACTAACAAGTAGCTGATGCAAACTTTCTTTTCATGGAATATATAGCTGATATAAATTGCAATGCAGGTGTATCAGAGAGAAGCACTTCAAGGTTAATTTGTTGAGCAGACTGGAGATGCTGGAGTTGGTATTTTGGCAGGTGCTGTATGCTTTTCAGCATGGCGTGTTTTATTCAACTGGTCAAGTCCTGCAGAAGCTGAAAGCTAAGCATGTATAGGACTTTGCGATGTATCACAATGGGTGCATTTGGCGGTGATCATTGAATCAGATTGCTCTATGAGTGGAGAATGCTCTGGAGACTTCAAAATATGATAGATCTGAGATTACCTttcatgcatatgcatgtaaGGAAGGTACGGAGGTGATGCGTGTTCTTCAAAAAGTGGAGATGCATCAGGTGAACCGCGAGCGAAATTCTATGGCGCATTTGTTAGCGCAATTAGCTAGGAGCCTGCATACAGCTGTTTGATTAAGCCAAATACCTAATTGTATTGTCCATCTAGTAGAACCTAACTGCAACTTGTCCTCTTAATCAATAAAAATACGTTTGCATTTGCCCTAAAAAAAAGTAGGGGTATACATTGATACATCTGTAGCATGTAGCCTGCATACAGCTGTTCTTTAtaaatctcttttttttttgaaccaatatggtatttaattggagagaaaaaagagatttgacatgattatgatgttgttattttctgaccaacgttgttaataacaatatcgtaattttaatgatttatgcattaattctacttctgcccaacggtgatgtagaattagtgtataagaaaatttgataattttaatgatttatgcattaattctacttctgcccaactgtgatgtagaattagtgtatgagaacagttgtaaaagttaatgatttatgcattaattctatttctgtccaacggtgatgtagaattagtgtataagaataattgtatattttgattttgaccaacgttggaatcaaggcatgcaaatggtgttaattttatattaagaaaagttttgacctggttttcatcttgtctatggtggactgggtagtcatctcaccgtgttccactgaggttgtggcaccggtgagggagacaaaagagaatgatgccacttgggcaactaaagaaagggattttgaattcCAAAAGATGTCCCATGtcttttgagcataggaagtgggtcactgtcaacaagaaatgtttgactgtgataaagaacatgattgaacctgcaattgtgggtTTAATCCCAGAATATGatacggtcaccgagtacctcaatagaataaagagtcagtccactggctcttcaaagacatataaagagtcagttcactgtcTCTTCAAAGATATTTGACACTCAGCTAatgaagcagctggtgacagattgTTAATCTGGTTAATCTGGaagtggtggcataagagagctcacgatgcgttgtcaaaattatggcattgtcgtttaggccatattttgagggggagaatagaaagataagttaagaatgatattcttcctccattagagctctcagatttagaacaatgcagagaatgcataaaaggaaagtatgtaaagaagattaagaaagatgacaaacgaagcgtaggaatttaatagattattcacacagacatctgtagtcatttttctgtaaagagtgtggatggttatgattcgttcataacatccaTAGATGATTACTtctattatggctatatttatccaattaaagaaagaacagaagcattggataaatttaagatatttaaagagaaagatagtcaggtctgatcgTGGGGGAGTACTATAGTcgacataccctaaaagaatgacatagtagcctagtattctacaccgggcgaacctcagcagaatcgagtaactaaaagaatcaatcataccctgatgaatatggtgggcagtatgataagttactccaccttacagttgagcctatggatggaggcgttaaaaaccccattcatattctcaaaagagtaccaagtaagtcgttgtctaaaacaccatatgagttatggacagaAAGAGTGCTCTCACTAAACCACTCGCGTGtgggggggagccctgctgaggctagagtatttaacccaaacattgggaagttagatcccaaaatagtaagttgccatttcattggctacacagaaaagtcaaaaagtttttgttttctactgtctagagagacatacaaagtttgtggaaacgagatacgcagccttcctagaggatgaattgatgagggagagcatggtagctcgagaaattgaccttgaagtgaagcgggtgtatgcgcctactccaatgattcatgagccaattttttaactacatgctgtcgctgcaccgacagtgcaagatactatggtgtcagcacctgttgttattccgcatgtggcaacaatgaatgaaaatgaggaacctgttctttaaaatcatatagaacctattgccacacatgaaggggagcaacaacagcctcaaatagaagatgtgccaaatgtggaggtccctaaaaggtctcaaagagttagtaaattagctattcctgctgattatgaagtgtacaacactaaggaatttcaaatgaaggatgatcctatctcatttgaataagccatgaaaaataatcattcatcaaagtggcttgaggccatggaagacgaaataaaatcaatgaatgccaataaagtttaggacttagaaataattcctaaaggggccaaaacagtaggctgtaaatgggtctacaaacaaaacttgactctcaagggaatatagagaaatataaaacgcgacttgtggcaaaaggctatatgcaaagagaagagattgattacaatgagtcCTTTTTTCTaatctcatgtaaagtttccttcaaaattataatggcattagtggcacattacgattaagaattacatcatatagatgtaaagacggcatttctcacaagagacttagaggaaaatatttacatggcacaaccaaaagatggaaggaaaagaacgaatgggatgccgcctaaagaaatccatttatggattgaagcaagcttcaagataatagtacttgaagtttgatcagtcaataaagaattttggattTTAAAGAGaacgtagaggacaattgtgtctatgcaaagtttaagaatgggaagtttatcttccttgtcctgtatatggatgatatcttatttgctagtagtgatgtcagtctactacaggagacaaagaagttttgtcctcaaaacttgatatgaaagatcttgacgaagcctcgttcgttctagggatcgagattcaccgagatagaagaaaatgggtattaggactgtcacaaaaggcatacatagaaaagatcttaaagaaattcagtatgcacaaatatagtccctcacctgctcctatagtcaagggcgacagatatggggattttcaatgccccaggaaccgatatgagctcaatcgataaagtgaaagtggttccatatgcttcagctgtcggaagcttacaacatgctcaagtgtgtacgcgcctTGACTTGCCATTTGTTActgggttttacttggcagattccagagcaattctggaatagaacactgaaattagtaaaaaaagtcttgcattatttacaaggaacgaaaggcctcatgatgacatatagaagatctgattcactccacatggtgggatattcagattctgattatgcgagagtgaatgcatatctagacgtggattttctatcatctcgcaaaggggagctatttcatggaaaagctcaatgcGAACTGTCagtacatcgtccacaatgtatgacagtttgtagcgtgttatgaggcaacgggcaggtgaactgactaaagaagttcatacccggtttaaaggtggttgacgacatctatagaccacttaaagttATACTACGATTATAATCtggtagtacagtatgctcacaacataagtcaagtggtgctgccaaacacattgacatagagtattatgttatgaaagataaagtccgggatcaagtcataagtcttgagcatataagtacagagaagatgctcgcggattcgcttacaaaaggcttatcacCCAACATATTCAAAGAACATGGTGTTCAgaaaacatgtagctagcataggtttaagggaaagcctataaaattcctgaacaaaagaaggtccagagataagtatctatttcagaatagagtagtgagttgtagctgttaagtctatcggtaatggaccgtgacgat harbors:
- the LOC136537840 gene encoding pentatricopeptide repeat-containing protein At3g29230-like, whose translation is MSLTGGPLHCTNCASTAKPKADLFDEMPDPGLVTRTAMARAHAASGQAAQALSVFGDMLADGVLPDSVALAVALAACHGAGSCTAVRPGKMVHAVIVTSGIVPDVFVSTELIRVYGEYGELSVSRRLFDAMPVRSTVSWNAMVHQYIRHSNIDNAYELFLAMPRRDVVSWNTVIAGYCLVGRCMEALELFRQMTSPSSCPVHPNGPTMSTVLAACAGEGCLETGIWVHAHIDRNRMNDDGSLDRSLIDMYAKCGSIEKALQVFEKAHGKRDLYSWTTVICGLAMHGKAADALRMFGMMQDNGIRPDDVTLVGVLNSCAHGGLVDEGLRHFYSLEKYAITPKIEHYGCVIDLLGRVGRLEEAYSIIRTMRMKPNAVIWGAFLNACKVHSNVELGEIAAAELTRLDPDDPWAKVMLSSLYAKAQDWSSLARERREMNSLQMKKTPGCSSIELDGEVHEFVAGSFQHPQHGEICTVLENVEAQTLAG